A genomic segment from Perca flavescens isolate YP-PL-M2 chromosome 13, PFLA_1.0, whole genome shotgun sequence encodes:
- the LOC114567316 gene encoding immunoglobulin superfamily member 11, which produces MLIDTVALRVTMRESSLKVVQGDVVVLPCSFFTSSPLSRLNVIWTMAPFSSPEIPIQVIVYDHGQVIEDPSLIGRVGFTGIPWSADLVLNDTRVSDAGIYRCMVNNPPETADPGIGELELSILAPPSLPVCQWDGDIDMGGSVTLSCSVAEGVPTPEIRWDKVNPEEITLPINMEGDLSGSVQIVNVSSQTSGLYRCSATNLLGTANCYVNLSIYTTPDSSSGMLQGVLLTLSMSLVLLALLVLVLWLHRTGQDGGWREGKEEECYNEIRYTPSLMKRSFV; this is translated from the exons ATGTTAATCGACACAGTTGCACTCAGGGTAACCATGAGGGAATCCAGTCTAAAGGTGGTTCAAGGAGATGTTGTTGTGCTGCCTTGCTCCTTCTTCACCTCCAGCCCCCTCTCCAGACTCAACGTTATCTGGACCATGGCACCCTTCTCCAGTCCAGAAATACCAATACAG GTGATTGTGTACGACCATGGACAGGTGATTGAAGACCCCTCACTCATTGGCAGGGTGGGTTTTACAG GTATTCCCTGGAGTGCAGATCTTGTCCTTAATGACACACGTGTATCAGATGCTGGAATTTACCGCTGCATGGTCAATAATCCACCAGAGACGGCAGATCCCGGCATAGGAGAGCTGGAGCTTAGTATTCTGG CTCCGCCTTCACTGCCCGTGTGCCAGTGGGATGGAGATATCGATATGGGTGGAAGTGTCACGCTGTCCTGCTCAGTGGCGGAAGGCGTCCCCACTCCAGAGATCCGCTGGGATAAAGTGAATCCAGAGGAAATCACACTTCCCATCAACATGGAGG gagaTCTCTCAGGCTCCGTCCAAATTGTCAATGTGTCATCTCAGACGTCCGGCCTGTATCGCTGCTCTGCCACTAACCTCCTGGGAACAGCAAACTGCTACGTAAACCTCTCCATCTACACCA CTCCAGACAGTTCTTCAGGCATGCTGCAGGGTGTGCTGCTCACCTTGTCCATGAGCTTGGTGTTACTGGCGCTGCTGGTGCTCGTGCTGTGGCTCCATCGCACAGGACAGGACGGGGGGTGGAGGGAAGGGAAAGAAGAGGAGTGTTACAATGAGATACGGTATACTCCTTCTCTGATGAAGCGCTCGTTTGTTTGA
- the dlat gene encoding dihydrolipoyllysine-residue acetyltransferase component of pyruvate dehydrogenase complex, mitochondrial, which produces MLRLILRLRPSAGLRCPRALPTGPATLNSRSVPGAGSLRRLHCGAGSRTVCLGSGFSHRGTLLRLPHLTGSCQSKRYYSLPPHQKVELPALSPTMQTGTIARWEKKEGEKIREGELIAEVETDKATVGFEMMEECYLAKILVPEGTRDVTIGSVICITVDSPDLIPAFKDVTLESLQAAGAGPSPVASAPPPPPPPAAAPPAAPGSSYPTHMKITLPALSPTMTMGTVQRWEKKVGEKLSEGDLLAEIETDKATIGFEVQEEGYLAKIMVPEGTRDVPLGMPLCIIVEKESDIAAFKNYAEIGVAEVSTPPLAPAPAAAPAAATPSHAAAAPAAPRKGRVFASPLAKKLAAEKGIDLAQVSGSGPDGRITRKDIDSFVPPKAAPAVAAAPAPAPAAARAAPAAAPAAPAGTFTDIPISNIRKVIAQRLMQSKQTIPHYYLSVDVNMDQVLELRKELNAEVKAQNIKLSVNDFIIKASALSCLKVPECNSSWMDTVIRQNHVVDLSVAVSTANGLITPIVFNAHTKGLVAISSDVSALAAKAREGKLQPHEFQGGTFTISNLGMFGIKNFSAIINPPQACILAVGGSEKRLMPADNEKGFDVASMMSVTLSCDHRVVDGAVGAQWLAEFRKFLEKPVTMLL; this is translated from the exons ATGCTTCGTCTAATCCTGCGGCTCAGGCCGTCCGCCGGGCTCCGCTGTCCCCGTGCCCTCCCGACCGGGCCTGCTACGCTCAACTCCCGCTCCGTGCCCGGAGCCGGTTCACTGAGGCGGCTTCACTGCGGAGCGGGGTCCCGGACCGTGTGTTTGGGCTCCGGCTTCAGCCACAGGGGAACTCTGCTGCGGTTACCCCATCTGACAGGCAGCTGTCAGAGCAAGCGTTACTACAGCCTGCCGCCGCACCAGAAG GTGGAGCTTCCTGCACTGTCACCCACCATGCAGACCGGAACGATCGCTCGCTGGGAGAAGAAGGAGGGCGAAAAAATCAGGGAGGGCGAACTTATAGCTGAG GTGGAAACTGACAAGGCCACTGTAGGTTTTGAGATGATGGAGGAGTGCTATCTGGCAAAGATCCTGGTTCCTGAAGGGACCAGAGATGTCACTATCGGATCTGTAATCTGCATCACAGTTGACAG CCCTGACCTCATCCCAGCCTTTAAGGACGTAACGTTGGAGTCACTTCAAGCAGCTGGTGCTGGTCCTTCACCTGTTGCCtccgctcctcctcctcctcctcctcctgctgctgctcctcctgcaGCCCCGGGAAGCTCTTACCCAACACACATGAAG atCACACTTCCTGCCCTCTCTCCCACCATGACAATGGGAACAGTGCAGCGCTGGGAGAAGAAGGTGGGAGAGAAGCTGAGTGAAGGAGATCTGCTGGCTGAGATCGAGACTGACAAGGCGACCATCG gctTTGAGGTGCAGGAGGAGGGATATTTAGCCAAAATCATGGTGCCAGAGGGAACTCGGGATGTTCCCCTGGGAATGCCGCTCTGCATCATtgtagagaaagagagtgacaTTGCTGCCTTCAAGAATTATGCGGAGATTGGGGTGGCAGAGGTTTCCACACCACCTCTAGCACCAGCACCA GCTGCAGCTCCAGCTGCTGCAACACCCAGTCATGCTGCCGCTGCCCCAGCAGCACCCAGGAAAGGTCGTGTGTTTGCCAGCCCACTTGCCAAGAAACTCGCTGCTGAGAAAGGAATCGACCTGGCACAGGTCAGCG GCTCTGGTCCTGATGGGCGCATCACCAGGAAAGACATTGACAGCTTTGTTCCACCAAAGGCTGCACCT GCCGTAGCGGCTGCTCCCGCTCCCGCTCCCGCTGCAGCTCGTGCTGCTCCCGCTGCAGCTCCTGCTGCACCAGCTGGGACCTTCACAGACATCCCTATCAGCAACATCCGCAAG GTCATCGCTCAGAGGTTGATGCAGTCCAAGCAAACGATCCCCCACTATTATCTTTCTGTAGATGTCAACATGGACCAAGTGCTCGAGCTTCGGAAAGAACTCAACGCT GAGGTGAAAGCCCAGAATATCAAGCTTAGTGTGAATGACTTCATCATCAAAGCCAGCGCTCTGTCCTGCCTCAAGGTCCCCGAGTGCAACTCCTCCTGGATGGACACGGTCATCCGCCA GAATCATGTAGTAGACCTGAGTGTAGCTGTGAGCACAGCCAACGGTCTCATCACGCCTATAGTGTTTAACGCCCACACCAAAGGACTGGTTGCCATCAGCTCCGATGTGTCGGCTCTCGCTGCCAAAGCCAGAGAAGGCAAACTGCAGCCACACGAGTTTCAG GGAGGTACATTCACAATCTCTAATTTGGGGATGTTTGGCATCAAGAACTTCTCCGCGATAATCAACCCCCCTCAGGCCTGTATCCTCGCCGTCGGGGGCTCAGAGAAACGGCTGATGCCTGCTGATAATGAAAAAGG GTTCGACGTGGCCAGCATGATGTCGGTGACGCTGAGCTGCGACCACAGAGTGGTGGACGGAGCGGTCGGCGCGCAGTGGCTGGCAGAGTTCCGCAAGTTCCTGGAGAAACCCGTCACCATGCTGTTGTGA